DNA sequence from the Oceanipulchritudo coccoides genome:
GATGAAAGACAAGATAGATAAGTTCATCGAATAGGGTCTATAAATCATGCAGAGTCCCGAAGTCAATGCCCTGTTTTTGTAAATCCCACAGGGAAACCCGTGAACCTGCGCCTACCGGTCAAAGTAAAGGATTCGGCCGCAACTGTCGCAGCGGACAAGTTCCTTCCCCCGCCGGGTAGTGGACTCGATATCGCCAGATACCTTGAGGTGACATCCCTGGCAACGGCCATCCTCCAACTGCACGACAACGGGTGGGCGCTTCACCTGCCCCTTGACGTACTTGTATTGCTGGAGAACAGATTCATCCACCTCCTTCGCACAAGCTTCAACTGCCTCACCGGCAGCTTTCAATTCGGATTGGAAGGAGGTAAAATTGTCCTTCAGTAACTGGATATGCGCCTCGAGGGTGTGCTTTTGCTCCTTGGTCAACTGGCTCAATTTCTCCAGCTCGGATTGATACAGCTCGATATCCTCAAGGACCTGGAGCTCCTTATCCTCCAGATCTGAAATGGATGATTGCAGGTTCTTGATCTCGTTTTCGAGGGCCGTGAATTCCTCGTTCTTTTTGACCTGCATCTGCTGGGTCTTGTACTTGATGATATGCTCCTCCGCTTCAGCGACATCTCCCTCAAGTTCGAGCCGGCGCACTTCCAAGGCTTTCAGCCCATTCTCCTTTTCGGCCAGCGCAAACTCAAGCTGGCCGATGGCCACCTCCTCTTTTTGGATTTCCCGTGGGATATCATCCAGTTGTCGACGAATGGAATCACAGCGAGTATCCCGATCTTGCAGGATTAAAAGCTTTTGAATCCAGTCAGCAACCATGCCTGAGATTTGTCGAGTG
Encoded proteins:
- a CDS encoding zinc ribbon domain-containing protein, with protein sequence MVADWIQKLLILQDRDTRCDSIRRQLDDIPREIQKEEVAIGQLEFALAEKENGLKALEVRRLELEGDVAEAEEHIIKYKTQQMQVKKNEEFTALENEIKNLQSSISDLEDKELQVLEDIELYQSELEKLSQLTKEQKHTLEAHIQLLKDNFTSFQSELKAAGEAVEACAKEVDESVLQQYKYVKGQVKRPPVVVQLEDGRCQGCHLKVSGDIESTTRRGKELVRCDSCGRILYFDR